The Candidatus Methylomirabilota bacterium DNA segment TCGGCTCGATGGGCACGCCCACCGTGCTCGGCAAGGCCACCGGAGTGGTGGCGGTGCTGTTCATGGTCACCTCGTTCGCGCTGTCGATGATGGCGCACCGGCAGCCCTCGAGCATCATGCCGGCGACCGGCACGCCCGCGTCCACCGCGCCCGCCACCCCAACCCCCGCGGCTCCCGCCACCCCGGCGCCGGCGACGCCCGCTCCCCAGAAGTAGCGCCCCCGAATGCCGCGACGTCGGGCGCGCGTCCGCTCGCTGCTGGCCGTCATCGGCGGACTGACGCTCGCCACTGCGTGCAATAGCTCGGTCGACACCCGGGCGGAGGACCCGGCCACCGCGGGCACGCCCGCCTACGGCGACACGTTCATCCAGGCGTCCATCGGTGACATCGGCGGCCTGATCCCGAGCCTGACGTCGGACCAGTCATCGCACGAGGTGGGCGGTTTGATCTACGACGGGCTGATCAAGCTCGACAAGGATCTGAACATGGCGCCGGCCATGGCCGAATCGTGGACCTACAGCCCCGACTGCCTCGATCTGA contains these protein-coding regions:
- the secG gene encoding preprotein translocase subunit SecG; protein product: MFILVVILHVLVCLIIVGLVLLQAGKGADIGSAFGGSGSQAVFGSMGTPTVLGKATGVVAVLFMVTSFALSMMAHRQPSSIMPATGTPASTAPATPTPAAPATPAPATPAPQK